From Thalassotalea psychrophila:
TCAAAGTGAATTTGTTGCCAACCATATCGCCCCTGCTACAGAGCAACTTTCTTACGGTTTAAACATTAAATTAACGGCGAATCGTTTAGGCTCAGTTCGTGTTGGCAACCCCATTTTATATCGCCAAATTCAAGTAGGGAAAGTTATTGGTGTTGATTTGGCACCTCTTGCTAATAAAGTAAACATATTTATCAATATTGCCCCTCGATACGCCCCTTTGATAACAACGCAAAGTAAATTTTGGAATACAAGTGGAATAAACATAGATGCGGGTATGTTTTCTGGCGTGACCATTGAATCAGAGTCAATTGAAACCTTGGTTGCTGGCGGTATCGCATTTGCTACTCCTGAAATACCTGAAAATGAGAGTCTTCCAGCAGATTTTGTCTTTGCATTACATGACCGATTGGAAGAAAACTGGTTGGATTGGCAGCCTGAGATAAACTTAAATAATTAATATAGTTCATTATTTTATTGTCTTTGTTTCATTGTTATTTACGATATTTTTACTATATTTTTATAGGTGCAACACAATAATTAACACATTCAAATAAAAAGACTAAAAATATTTATGAAGAACCTATGTTTGTTAACCTTGTTTACCGGTGTTTTATCATCAACGGTACATGCCAGTAGTTTGTATCTAACTGAATTAAATACAACAGACGTTTCCTTAGCTGGAGCAGGAATATCTGCTCGTGCTGCGGATGCTTCTACCGCTTTTACCAATCCCGCAGGTATGACTCGGCTAACTGAAGATCAGTACGAGGCGATGCTAATGCCGATCTATGTCTCTCTTGATTTTGATTTAAATGAAGATGCAACATCCCAAGGCCATACAAATAATTCAGAAGCAGTGCTTCCCAGTGGTGGTGCTTACTACGCTAACAAAGTAAACGATGATTTTTCATGGGGGCTGGCTCTGGTCGGTTATTTTGGTCTAGGCCTTGAATATGGAATTGAGTGGGCCGGACGATATTATATTGATGAATCAATATTACAAACCTTGGGTCTGCAGCCATCGGTGGCATACAAGGTAAACGATAAATGGTCTGTAGGTGCTGGGGTGGTGGTTGGGTATTCCACCTTAAGGCAAACCTTAGCGGTTAATAACCTAGACCCGCAACTTGGTGATGGAAAGATTACCCTTGAGGACAGTGAAGTATCTTATCAATTTAATTTTGGGGTTTTGTACGAGCTAAGTCAATCAACCCGTTTTGGCATGCAATATTTAACCGAAACAGATTTAGACTTTGATGATGTAGCTTCGGTAAAAAATATTGGCCCGTTTTACCAAGGAATATTCAACCGCAGTGGCTTAACGGGCAGTTCTGTTGATATCACCATGACTCTTCCGCAATCGATAAACCTTAGTGCATTTCATCAAATAAATAGCCATTGGAATATGCTTGCCAGTGCATCTTGGCAGGAGTGGTCTAAATTTGGCACATTAAATATCTATATTGATGCCAATGAAGGGATTCAATCAACGTTAGAAAAAAACTTTGATGATGTTGTTGCAGCTTCAATTGGTGGCCAATATCAATGGAGTGACACCTTACAGCTCAGCTTTGGAACAACCTATCAAAGCTCTATGGTTGAAGACAAATATCGCACACCAGATTTACCTTTATCTGACAGTGTCCGTTTAGGTTTTGGTACTAAGCTTGACCTTGACGAACAGTCATCATTAAAAATTGGTTATGAATTATTATGGTTAGGTGATATTAAGCTAGACCAAGAGCGAGGCCCTCTTACTGGACGGTTAGCGGGTGAATACAAAGATTCAGCCATGCATTTTTTCAGCATAGGGTACAGTTCTAATTTTTAACAACCAACATTTTATGTAAATTTACTAGAAGTAAATACTTATATTTGAGGAAATAAAATGAATATCATTCGAAGTCGCAATACTTTACCGCTTGTCATTATTTGTTTTTTTACAATGCAAGTCTTCGCGCAGGATATAGAAGACATATCGTCATTTCAGTTCAAACATGATGAAATTGTTCCTTCTGTTTTTAATTCACCTTCCTATAACTTTAGTGAACTTAAAAACAATCAGTTTTATTTATACGCCAGTGATAGTGACAGCTCAGGTAATGGCCTAACACCTGAACAACAAGCGAAGCGTTTAGAGATTATCGCAAAAATGACGGCGAATCCTATTGGTAACGCTTGGATGATTTGGCTACAAAATGACTGGTCTCATTTAGAGGGTGATTTTCTTGATGATAATGACCTGGGTGGTCAAATGGTCAATTCAACAAAGTTCCAACCGGTAATGCCATTTCCATTTAAAATAGGTGATGATGATTGGAATTTTCTTGTTCGTCCGGTATTACAATATCAATCGGTCCCTTTAAGTGAACAAGGGGGATTAACACCTAGTGATAGAACATCCAGTATGGGTGATACGGCACTTTTAACATTAGTCGGTCCAAGTAAACTTGATGGCTTTGTTTGGGCGGTTGGTGCTACGCAAATATTCGATACTGCTGAAGAAGATGTTACTGGCCAAGGTAAATATCAAGTAGGACCAGCGGTTCTCGTCGCTTCTTTAGCAAAAAATGCTGGTGGTTGGAATCGCGGTGCTCTTTTTCAGCATTGGTGGTCACAATCAGGCGATGAAGACCGTGCAGACACCAGCCTTACGGATATTCAATATTTTGTTAATTATCGGTTGAGTACAACTGAGCTTGTCGGTATGAGCCCTAATATCAAATACGATTGGAAAGCCGCGGGTGGACAACGACTAACTTTACCTGTGGGGTTAGGTTATTCAAATGTATATCAACTAGGTCCTTTACCGGTAAGAGTCGCTGTCGAATTACAATATAACGTTGTACGACCTGACGATTTAGGCGTAGATTGGAATTTACGATTTATGTTTATCCCTGTCTTGCCAAATCCATTTGTTGAATTTTAACGGTCGGCATTAGTCGTAGAAGCCTTCATGTCGCCAATATTAATTGTTAATCCGTTTAAAAAAAAGGGATCTAATAGATCCCTTTGTTAATGAATGCGTTATTAGAGCTTATTCTAATGAACCTTCCGCTTCAATATCGGCCAGTGGGCGGTATTTGATTCTATACATAAGCATATAAAATACTGGTACTGCAAATAATATTAAGAACGTAGCAACCGCTAAACCAACCATCATAGATGCTGCCATTGCTTTAAAGAAGGCATCTTGTAATAGTGGGATCATACCTAATATTGCCGCTATCGCTGTTAATGATACTGGACGAACCCTTGATACAGCGCCATCAAAAATAGCTTTGTAATCTTCAGCCCCTTTGCCTTGATAAATACTTATTTGGTCGATCAATACAATACCATTACGACACATCATACCGGTCAAACTTAACGCACCAAGCAAGGCCATAAACGTAAATGGCATATCAAACAATAGTAAACCACCAACAACACCTATGATT
This genomic window contains:
- a CDS encoding OmpP1/FadL family transporter — encoded protein: MKNLCLLTLFTGVLSSTVHASSLYLTELNTTDVSLAGAGISARAADASTAFTNPAGMTRLTEDQYEAMLMPIYVSLDFDLNEDATSQGHTNNSEAVLPSGGAYYANKVNDDFSWGLALVGYFGLGLEYGIEWAGRYYIDESILQTLGLQPSVAYKVNDKWSVGAGVVVGYSTLRQTLAVNNLDPQLGDGKITLEDSEVSYQFNFGVLYELSQSTRFGMQYLTETDLDFDDVASVKNIGPFYQGIFNRSGLTGSSVDITMTLPQSINLSAFHQINSHWNMLASASWQEWSKFGTLNIYIDANEGIQSTLEKNFDDVVAASIGGQYQWSDTLQLSFGTTYQSSMVEDKYRTPDLPLSDSVRLGFGTKLDLDEQSSLKIGYELLWLGDIKLDQERGPLTGRLAGEYKDSAMHFFSIGYSSNF